GGAAGCGGGCATCCGCCCGCAGAGCCCAAAGGCGAGGTTCAGGGCATTCCGGCAGCTCCCGCGGGTCATCCTCAGCGCGGGGCCAGTCGAAACGGAGCTCGAGTACCGGCCCCTGGCGAAGCAGTGCGTCCAGCGGCTGATCGCTCCAGATCTCCAGCGGCTGCAGATCCAAAGCGCGGATGGCAGGGGCATCGATCAGAACCGGATCCATGGGCTGGTGTGACAGGCCTTTGCGAATGATGGCCTGCAGCCCCTCCTTCGGAGAAGAATGGGAGCGTTTGATGCATGGCTCCCATGGAAACCGTTCTGTCTGCACCTGAGGTGTTCATCGCCCTCGTGGTGGCTGCCCATGCCGCTGTTCTGGCCCTGCGTCTTTCCATCAGCCTCTACGAAGCCTGAGTTCAACGGGCTGCCCATATCAACGGGCGTAGAGCTGGTCTTGGCACCGTGAACGGATTGCGTTACAAGCGGATGTTCGTGCTGATGCGGTGACCGCCAGTCAGGTTCAAAGTCCAGCTCCCCGCACGGATGCAGCCAGCATGGCTGCAGCGATTCAGCGGCAGACCGATCAACAAGAACTGCAGTGCAGCCTGCTTGCCCTGGCTGCCAAAGCGGGTCTTGTGCTTCTGGGTTGCGTGAGTTTGATCCGCTTGTCGGTGGCCTATCAGGAACGGATGGACCGCCACAGTGAAATTGCGGCGGTGGTGTCGATTGAGACGGCCAAATTAGAAACGCTGCAGCATCGGTTTGATCGTCTGTTCAGCATCGGTGGAGAGAAGCGCCTGATCAGCGAGCAGGATCAGTGGATTGGCCCCAATCGCAAGCGCATTGTTTGGCGCTGAGATTCGTGACCAGCGGCGTTGGGATTGAGTGCTGACCGGCAGACTGGCAACCTCCCTGGCCCTGTCTTGATGTCAACGCCCGGCACCGTTCTGATCACCGGCACCACATCAGGTGTGGGCCTGAATGCCACGCGCGCTCTGGTGAAGCGGGGCTGGACGGTGATCACTGCCAATCGAAGCCCACAGCGGGCCGCGGCTGCTGCTGATGAGCTGGACCTCCCCAAGGAGCGGCTCCAGCACGTGTTGATGGATCTGGGTGATCTCGACAGTGTGCGCCGGGCGGTGGATGCCCTGCCCGATCGTCTGGACGCGGTGGTCTGCAATGCGGCGGTGTACAAACCCAAGCTGAAGCAGCCGGAGCGCTCTCCGCAGGGGTACGAAATCTCAATGGCCACCAACCATTTCGGCCATTTCCTGTTGGTACAGCTGCTGTTGGGTCGTCTGAAGGCCTCCAGCCACCCCTCGAAGCGGGTGGTGATCCTCGGCACCGTGACGGCCAACTCCAAGGAACTGGGGGGCAAGATTCCGATCCCTGCACCGGCCGATCTGGGGGATCTTTCCGGTTTTGAGGCTGGTTTCAAAGAGCCCATCGCCATGGCCAGCGGCAAGCCGTTCAAGCCTGGCAAGGCTTACAAAGACAGCAAGCTTTGCAACATGATCACCACCCAGGAGCTGCATCGCCGCTTGCACGGGGAGACGGGGATCACCTTCACTTCGCTCTACCCGGGGTGTGTGGCCGACACCCCGTTGTTCCGCAACACCCCCAAGGCTTTTCAGACGATCTTTCCCTGGTTCCAGAAGAACATCACCGGCGGCTATGTCTCCCAATCCTTGGCAGGTGAACGGGTGGCTGATGTGGTGGCAAACCCAGATTTCGCTGAATCCGGTGTGCACTGGAGCTGGGGGAACAGGCAGAAGAAGGATGGTCAGCAGTTCAGCCAGGAACTGTCCGACAAGGCCACGGATCCGGAGACGGCCCGGCGGGTGTGGGAGCTGTCCATGGCCTTGGTGGGTCTGAGCTGAGCCTGATCAGGCTGGCGTCTCCATCTCCATCCACCGACTCGGAACCGCAATCCCCCGAGCCAGCAAGCCATTCAGCTCACGAGCAACGATCGGGGCACAGTGTTTTCGGAACACAGCCGGGGGAGCTTGGACGACCGTTGTGTTGATCCGGCGGTTGAGGTTGTTGTGACCGGAGTGGTCTCGGGCGGGGATCTCGAGAAACTGTTCGATGCTGGCCAGCAATGCTTCGGGTTGATTTTCGATGTCGTCAAAGAGGATTGCTTTGGCATTCTGGTGACCCAGTCCGTCACAAACTGCATCGAGGTTGCTGCAGTATTGACTGTGTCTATTCACGGCAGAATTACTCAGAAAATGCTCAATCTGTTGTTCGAAGTCTGATGGATGGATGTTTTCGTGTGATTGGCCTGAAAATTTGTATTGGCTCCAGAGCCGTTCGCAAGGTTCTCTGAGGATGTAAATCGCTTTGGTCTGTTTGCTGACCTCTGATCGCAGTCGTGTCCAGCCTTCGGCCGGAATCAAGGCCGACAGATTGCTGAAGTCAGCGTTCCATGCACGTCGCCCTTTGTTGCCGTTGAACAGATTTTTATACCAAGGGACAGAAGTTGCCCCTTTCAGGTAGTAATCGTTGTACCAGTCTCGAATGAGCTTCTGACGTTCTGGTCGGAGATTGCCAATGTTGTTGAGTCGCGTTCGTACTCGATGGAGGCGATGCTCATCGGTGAGATGTTTCTTGTTCAGGTAATGGTGAGCTAGAAAGTGAATCTCTTTCTCTGGGGTAAAATGAATATCAGGATGACGCTTCAGTATGGAGTAAAGCCAGGTTGTCCCGGCTTTCATCGCTCCAATGCTTAGAAATAATCTCTCCATCTGTCCCATTTATTGATGGGATTTTACCTCGATCTTTGCTGTTTCAGTTTTTGGTTGTTAGTCGAATCCCAGCAGGTCAAAAATTTCGCGGTCTTTCAGAGAGACGGCCTCAAGGGGCTCCACCTTGTCGAGCATGTTTTGGGCCAGTCGGAGATATTCGCTCCTCACCGCTTGCACGGCTTCGTCATCATCATCCATTTCAAAGATGGTGCATTTCTTCAGCCTCGACCGCCGGATCGCATCTACATCCCTGAAATGGGCCATGGTGCGTAGGCCGGTGCGTTCATTGAATTTGTCGATTTGATCGGTGTCGGCGGATCGGTTGGCCACGACGCCGCCCAGCCGCACTTTGTAGTTCTTGGCTTTGGCCTGAATCGCTTGAACGATGCGATTCATCGCGAAGATGGAATCGAAATCATTGGCCGTCACGATCAGGCAGTAGTTGGCGTGCTGCAGCGGGGCGGCAAAACCACCACACACCACATCGCCAAGTACATCGAAGATCACCACATCGGTGTCTTCTAGAAGGTGATGCTCCTTGAGCAGCTTTACGGTCTGTCCGGTTACGTAGCCACCGCAGCCCGTGCCCGCCGGTGGGCCACCGCTCTCAACGCACTGCACACCGTTGAAGCCGGTGAAGACGAAATCCTCAGGCCGCAGCTCTTCGCTGTGGAAGTCCACCTCCTCGAGGATGTCGATCACCGTGGGCACCATCTTGTGGGTGAGGGTGAAGGTGCTGTCGTGCTTGGGGTCGCAGCCGATCTGAAGCACCCGCTTGCCCAGTTTTGAGAAGGCGGCTGACAGGTTCGATGAGGTGGTGGATTTGCCGATCCCACCTTTGCCGTAGACGGCGATCACCAGGGTCTCCTCCTGGATGCCCAGTGCTGGGTCCTGGTGGACCTGGACACTGCCTTCGCCGTCGGCTGGTCGCGTCAGAGTCGTGGTCATTCAGCGACCTGTGCAAGAGAAGTCAGTTTCATTCAACAGCAGCAGATGTGCAGTAGTTGCTTTTCACTAAGAAATGAAAGATCTGGGCCATGGTTGAGCTGCAGGAACAGAATTTCTTTCAATTGAATAAAAAGAAATGAGTGCAAATGCTCAGGTTTTTGCTGTGATGTTCTGGCACGCAGATCACCCGTTGGCCCGGATGCTTTGAAGGTGCAATTGAGGCCGGGATGGCCGCAGCCTCGAAAGCGATGAGTGCCATCCAATCGGCCATTCAAACTTGAGCCACGGCCTTGGTAGAGGCCTGGATTCCAGCTTCGATCGCCCCCTCGAAGTAGCCAGGCCACCGGCTGGACGACTCTGTGCCGGCCCAATGGACGCGCCCATGGGATTGTTGCCAGCCCTGTCCATAAGTTGTCCAGCCACCAGGAGTGACAAAACTGGTAAACGCTCCAGTGGACCAAGCTTCTTGGTTCCAGTTCTGAATGATCAGTTCTTCAGGTGCGCCCGCCTCGGGACCCCAGTAAGTGATCAGATCATCCAGGACGGCCTTTCGCTGCTCCTTGCTTGTTTTTTGCTGGAATGCGACAGCGGCACTTGCAGTGACAAAACTGGCGAGAATCCCAGGTGATCCACCGGGGAGCGAGCTATCTGCTGTGAGCTCCAGAGTTTTCAGATTGCCAACACCGAAGCCATTGAGATTGTTGTTACGCCAGAAGGCATTCTTGTAAATCGCGAACACCTTGATCATGGATCCCATGGGGCTGCGTTGCAGGAATGAACGTGTTTCAGCCGGTAGATCAGGTGTGAAGGTGATCCGCTGCCGAAGTGGTGGTGGGATGGCCACGATGGCAGCCTTGGCCTTGATGGTTTGTCCTTGGCCAAAACGGATGATGACGCCATTGTCGTTCTGCTGAATCGACTGCACAGGCGCATTCAGGCTGATGAATGGTCTGAGTTCAGCGGTGAGTCGTTCGGCAACCTGGCCTGCTGCACCTTTGAGCAACCAGGACTCTGGAGCTTCGTCCTGAGGAGCAACGGACTGCGTCCATGCCAAATGAAGGATGGAGGCATCCCAAGGATCAAAGCCACCAGATCCCCCGACAACGGATAGCCATTCGAGTTCGAAATCACTAAGCCGCGAATCACTGTTCTTTTCGCACCATGACCGAATGGACGTGTGGTCTAGTTCAGCTGCATTGGGTGCTGTCCAGGGTCGGGCTGGATCTACTGAAGCCGCAATCGCTCGAAAGGCCGTCATCGCTTTTTTCGCTTTGGCCACCTGCTCTGCAGGCTGTTGGATCTGATCTGCTTCAAAGAGCAGGACACTGTTGGAGGGCTTCGTTGCCAGGTCGGCCACCACCCTTTGGCCGTCCCACACCAACACACCTTGGCCGTCGTA
The Synechococcus sp. PROS-U-1 DNA segment above includes these coding regions:
- the psaM gene encoding photosystem I reaction center subunit XII yields the protein METVLSAPEVFIALVVAAHAAVLALRLSISLYEA
- a CDS encoding protochlorophyllide reductase, which gives rise to MSTPGTVLITGTTSGVGLNATRALVKRGWTVITANRSPQRAAAAADELDLPKERLQHVLMDLGDLDSVRRAVDALPDRLDAVVCNAAVYKPKLKQPERSPQGYEISMATNHFGHFLLVQLLLGRLKASSHPSKRVVILGTVTANSKELGGKIPIPAPADLGDLSGFEAGFKEPIAMASGKPFKPGKAYKDSKLCNMITTQELHRRLHGETGITFTSLYPGCVADTPLFRNTPKAFQTIFPWFQKNITGGYVSQSLAGERVADVVANPDFAESGVHWSWGNRQKKDGQQFSQELSDKATDPETARRVWELSMALVGLS
- a CDS encoding sulfotransferase — encoded protein: MGQMERLFLSIGAMKAGTTWLYSILKRHPDIHFTPEKEIHFLAHHYLNKKHLTDEHRLHRVRTRLNNIGNLRPERQKLIRDWYNDYYLKGATSVPWYKNLFNGNKGRRAWNADFSNLSALIPAEGWTRLRSEVSKQTKAIYILREPCERLWSQYKFSGQSHENIHPSDFEQQIEHFLSNSAVNRHSQYCSNLDAVCDGLGHQNAKAILFDDIENQPEALLASIEQFLEIPARDHSGHNNLNRRINTTVVQAPPAVFRKHCAPIVARELNGLLARGIAVPSRWMEMETPA
- the bchL gene encoding ferredoxin:protochlorophyllide reductase (ATP-dependent) iron-sulfur ATP-binding protein, translated to MTTTLTRPADGEGSVQVHQDPALGIQEETLVIAVYGKGGIGKSTTSSNLSAAFSKLGKRVLQIGCDPKHDSTFTLTHKMVPTVIDILEEVDFHSEELRPEDFVFTGFNGVQCVESGGPPAGTGCGGYVTGQTVKLLKEHHLLEDTDVVIFDVLGDVVCGGFAAPLQHANYCLIVTANDFDSIFAMNRIVQAIQAKAKNYKVRLGGVVANRSADTDQIDKFNERTGLRTMAHFRDVDAIRRSRLKKCTIFEMDDDDEAVQAVRSEYLRLAQNMLDKVEPLEAVSLKDREIFDLLGFD
- a CDS encoding FAD-dependent oxidoreductase, coding for MISRRELIAGAGLAGIGSLTLGKKGPAAESATPSDVDVVVVGAGLSGLTAARELRKNGLKVHLLEARARTGGRMVRQTTRTGAVIDLGGQWGGETHHRFESLVEELGLERFPSYYDGQGVLVWDGQRVVADLATKPSNSVLLFEADQIQQPAEQVAKAKKAMTAFRAIAASVDPARPWTAPNAAELDHTSIRSWCEKNSDSRLSDFELEWLSVVGGSGGFDPWDASILHLAWTQSVAPQDEAPESWLLKGAAGQVAERLTAELRPFISLNAPVQSIQQNDNGVIIRFGQGQTIKAKAAIVAIPPPLRQRITFTPDLPAETRSFLQRSPMGSMIKVFAIYKNAFWRNNNLNGFGVGNLKTLELTADSSLPGGSPGILASFVTASAAVAFQQKTSKEQRKAVLDDLITYWGPEAGAPEELIIQNWNQEAWSTGAFTSFVTPGGWTTYGQGWQQSHGRVHWAGTESSSRWPGYFEGAIEAGIQASTKAVAQV